In Natronococcus sp. AD-5, the genomic window GGCCTCAGTGCTGGACCTGCCTCGCACTGGTGCGCCGCGGTTGATTGAAGCCGTCGCCGAAGAGTACGCAACACTCTCACCAAATCGGGCAATTGCCGCCTTGGTTCCAGCGTTCATCGTGGCCCAAATCGGAATCCAATACGGAGTTCCTGTCTCGTTCAACGAGATCATCATCAGCGCAATCATCGGGAGCGGGCTGGCAATGGAAGAAGGGATTACCAATATCGACCGCCGGAAAGTGTATTTCACGGTCGCTGCGTGGATTGTATCGCTGGTCGGTGCTTTTCTCACCACCTATGTTCTCGTCTCCGTGGTCGGTGATGCCGGTGTTCCGTGAAATCGATGGCCACCCCACAATCTGACCCTCTCCAAGAGTTTCTCTTATCTGTCGTCAAGAAATGACAAATAATGATTAGGAGGAAAGATACGCTCGATTTTTTCAGAATAGATTCAATTTTGGATCGGACAGCAGAGACTCACTACTGAATAGTTGTGACAGGTGATGAGGTTCGTCGGGAGACCGTTTCGGAAACGCTACCAACGATGATGCGCGCGATCCCCGTTCGTTCGTGGCTTCCCATGATGATCTGATCAACATCCTCAGTATCGGCGTACTCAGTGATTATCTGGCCCGGAGGACCAACCTCATACACGGTCTGAATCGAGATACTGTATTCATCAGCGATCTCTTCTGCAACAGTCAACCTCTGCTTCGCCTCTTCAGAAAAGCTCCCGGTGTCCTCTTCAGGAGACAGTTGTTTGGGAGCATCAATAGCACCGATTTCGCAGATGACCGTTAGAACGGTGATTTCTGTATCGGGAAACGTTTCAAATGTGTATCTCAGCGCACGATGTGCCGGATCCGAGTCATCGAACGGAACGAGTATATGAGAACTCATATCGAACCCTAAGGGGAGGATTATAATTATTGGGCTCTGTTGAAACCTTCTTCGTTAGAGATTTATTTGCGTGAATATACCGTACACTACATGTGCATATCTTACGCGGTGGGCCAACTTACTGATCTACATTCTGAATTTCCTCATAGTCCCGTAATATACCCAATTCCGTAGTACGCACCCGCTGTGAGCAGAATCGTCCACAGAGCAATAGCAGCAGTCATCCAAACTGCGACGGAGCGTTTCCTCGATCCAACAGTAAGGGCGATAGCCGCAGCCAGATGGACACCGGTCGCAACTGGCGAGACGAGCGCAAGACCAGGAAGTCCGTAGCGATTCCACAATACTAGTGCTCGTTTTCTCCGCTTCGAGGGGCCAGAGTTCGAGTCAGTCCAATTCTCCCACCACGTTTTCAGCCGGTCGTAGAGAACAATAATCCCGTAAATCGGAAGCACATTCCCAAGAAAGGCGAATAACGCTACTGCAAGAGGATTCAACCCAAGTCCAATTCCGATGGGAACCACGACGAGGATTTCGAGTACTGGTACTGCTGCCATTACGAAAATTACGATGTATTGCACGGTCCCGTCGGTTTGACGAATGAGATCGCTTACATTCTCGGATTCGAGCGTAGGAAGAGCGAGCAAATCAGTGCTTGCAGCAACAGCAAGAGTGATGAGCAAGCCGATTCCGATAGCGAGCCCCCATGGTAACGGGTGTGTTGTACCGAATCGACGCCAAAGTTCAATGAGCTGTTCTCGGATCATAACGACCGGTACGCTATCAGCACATATGTCAATACTCAAACACTCTGAAACTTTGTATATGTTTATATATTAGTTCCTTCTGACAATGTTGGTGATCGAGCCGGGAAGTATCTGCTCTTCCGTGTTACCGCGAGGCAGGGTTGAAACGGTACTATCATTTATTTATCTCGCTTCCCTCCATTCAGTATGGTGTCGTTTCGGGATCTCGGCTTGTCGAGCTACGAGGAACGGGTCTATAGAGCACTACTCAGCGTGAGAACAGCTACTGCTGAGGAACTGTCTGAGGAAAGCGGTGTACCGATGGGGAGGATCTATGATGTGGTAAATGGACTCGAATCACGCGATCTTGTCCACTGTAATCCAGAAACTCATCCGCGAGTCTACTCGCCAATCGACACCGAGATGGCGATCGATCGTCTGCTCCGTAACCGGAAACGAGACCTTGAGGTCGAACGAACTCGCTACGAGAACGTCGCAGCGGAGCTTCGTGCACAGCTTGGCAGTCAGCCACCGACCGATGGACGGTTTTGGGAGACCAGGTCGCGTGACTCCGAAATTGAGTTCGTCCACGCTCAAATCAAGCGCTTTTCGGATGCCACTGATGAGGTATTGATCGTCGGTGATTCGGTAGTAGTACACCAGTTTCTGACCGTTATCGAGCCCCTCGAACGCTGGTTAGAGTCAGTAGCGAACGGCTCAATTCGCGTTCACATTCTCCTGTCCGAGCATTTGTCCGACGAGGGAGACCAGTTACTGCAATTGTTACGCGCCACTGGCCAGTCGGTCGAAACGCGGCTCCATCCATCTGTCACGGCAAACTTCGATCTGATCGATCAGCGCGACCTGTACCTGTACGTGACTGATCCGTTTGCCCGCTCACGGCCTCTGGGAACGATCCACGTAACCGAAGACGCCCTTATCGAAGAGTTGATAGACGAATTCACAGCGTATTGGCGGGAAGCTGAGACCCTCTCAGAAAGTATGTGACTCACCAGCTTCCTCATCCCGTACCTTTGCTGTGTTTACCCGTTATTTCGCTGTTTGTGAGCTAGGACAGACAAATAGTCTGCTGGTACTGCTCCTCTATTTATAGCAATATTCTTCACAACTCTCAGCAAACTCGGCTTCTTCTTCGTTAACTACACGCTCTGTACTGGTCGTTAGATTGCTTGGTCAAGATTGTGGACGATACACGCAAGAGCGAGTTCACGGAACTGCTTCCACCAGCGTCGTGAACGGACGAACGCACCGTACTTCCGCTTGAGCGTTGAGTTGACTGTCTCTGATTGACTCCGTTGGCCATAGATGTCGGCGTCTAAGCGTGCGTTCCATGTCTTGTGAAGCGGTGTGAACTCACGATGCTTGATTAGTAGACGCATCTCGTGTTGACGGGCAAGCCGTCTGATTTTCTGGTCGTCGTAGCCTTTGTCCCCGAGCAGGATGTCGATAGTCTCGGGGTTGCGTTTGATCAACGACGGAGCGATCTGGCTATCGTGTTTTCGTGTCGTCGTCACGTGTAAATCAAGGACTGCGTTCACTTTGGAATCGACTAGCAGTGTTACTTTGAGTTGCTGAATCGTGAGTTTGGCTCGTTTCGTGTAGTGTTTGGAGGCGTGACTGCGGTCGAAGCCCGAAGCATCGATCCCCGCAACGCCGTTGGTCGGGAGCAGTGAAACAGAGAGAGTGAGGAGTACTCGCCAGACAGCCATATCGAGTCTATCGAACGCTTTGCACAGTGTTGATGGGGCTGGCAGTTCAGTGAGATTGATCGCGTTCCGGATACGGGGCATCTCGATGAGTTCGTCGAGGAGTGTACGATAGGTCGTGTTCTTCCGAACCTTGAGACAGAGGAGAACGATGTGCTGATGGAGCGTGTAGCGTTGTTTCGAGAACTTCGAGGAGTATCGAGCTACGGCACGTTTCGCTAACTGAAATGCTTCCTCGACAAATCGGAGCAACCGAGACTTTGGGAGGGTCTGCATCTACTCAAACTACCGACTGAACCTGTAACTCACTAAGGATTTCAACAGAGCCAACACATTATAATTGGTCTTTGAGATGGATTTTGAACAGTACTTTCCTCTAATCAGACAATGGCTTGTGGATCACGGATTTCAACTTAGTAGCCGTGAATGGGCCTCACTCGCTTGGATAGCAATCATTGCTGCCGGCATTATCTATCTTGGAGCAACTAACTCAAGATTTCGACATAGACTAATTGATCTATTTAAAGCAACTTTCTTCTCGAAACTCGTTTATCTCTGGATCGCATATGCTCTCTGGATAGCGCTGTTCATCCTTCTCGCGGACTATTTCGGGTACTGGCAGCCAACACTGACCAAAGCGACGCTTGTGTGGTCAGCAACCGTTGAGATTAGCACTTTGGCTGGGTTCACTGAGGTGCAGAATTTAGGATACTTCAAGTCTGCAGCATTAAACCTATTTCAAGCAGCGATAATTTTTGAATACTTCTTAGGTTTCGCCACTTTCCCAATCTGGGTGGAATTTCCTCTCCAATTCATTATTTTCTTCTTTTTAGTGGCACCGATCATCGCATCCGACTACCAACAGCGGTGGAACCTGATCTTGCTCGGATTTTTCATTTTGCTTCTACTGGCTATGGTTATCAATTCTGTTCTGACGGTTTACACTGCAACCAATCTGGACTGGGAATTGATTCTCAGACAGATTTCCTTGCCCGTAATACTAACTCTCTGGGTGCTAGTGCTGGTCCTGCCATTGTCGATATATGCGGCGTATGAAGTGGTATTTGGGAAAATGGCTATTCTACGGAACAAAGAGAGCGGGTTGTGGAAGGCGAAATTAGGGCTCCTGCTGGCACTTAGACACCATCTCAAATACATTAGGGAGGCAAAGAAGGGCGGAGCAGAAGTTACACGTGCTGCTCGTGCAGACACAGTTAGGGCCGCTTATAGAGAGACACGGAAGCTAGTTGACGAGTAGGATTTGTACCGTCGACTCAGCTCAGTTCAAGTTAGTCGCCG contains:
- a CDS encoding inorganic phosphate transporter, whose translation is MLDLPRTGAPRLIEAVAEEYATLSPNRAIAALVPAFIVAQIGIQYGVPVSFNEIIISAIIGSGLAMEEGITNIDRRKVYFTVAAWIVSLVGAFLTTYVLVSVVGDAGVP
- a CDS encoding small multi-drug export protein; translated protein: MIREQLIELWRRFGTTHPLPWGLAIGIGLLITLAVAASTDLLALPTLESENVSDLIRQTDGTVQYIVIFVMAAVPVLEILVVVPIGIGLGLNPLAVALFAFLGNVLPIYGIIVLYDRLKTWWENWTDSNSGPSKRRKRALVLWNRYGLPGLALVSPVATGVHLAAAIALTVGSRKRSVAVWMTAAIALWTILLTAGAYYGIGYITGL
- a CDS encoding IS5 family transposase, translated to MQTLPKSRLLRFVEEAFQLAKRAVARYSSKFSKQRYTLHQHIVLLCLKVRKNTTYRTLLDELIEMPRIRNAINLTELPAPSTLCKAFDRLDMAVWRVLLTLSVSLLPTNGVAGIDASGFDRSHASKHYTKRAKLTIQQLKVTLLVDSKVNAVLDLHVTTTRKHDSQIAPSLIKRNPETIDILLGDKGYDDQKIRRLARQHEMRLLIKHREFTPLHKTWNARLDADIYGQRSQSETVNSTLKRKYGAFVRSRRWWKQFRELALACIVHNLDQAI
- a CDS encoding universal stress protein gives rise to the protein MSSHILVPFDDSDPAHRALRYTFETFPDTEITVLTVICEIGAIDAPKQLSPEEDTGSFSEEAKQRLTVAEEIADEYSISIQTVYEVGPPGQIITEYADTEDVDQIIMGSHERTGIARIIVGSVSETVSRRTSSPVTTIQ
- a CDS encoding TrmB family transcriptional regulator — protein: MVSFRDLGLSSYEERVYRALLSVRTATAEELSEESGVPMGRIYDVVNGLESRDLVHCNPETHPRVYSPIDTEMAIDRLLRNRKRDLEVERTRYENVAAELRAQLGSQPPTDGRFWETRSRDSEIEFVHAQIKRFSDATDEVLIVGDSVVVHQFLTVIEPLERWLESVANGSIRVHILLSEHLSDEGDQLLQLLRATGQSVETRLHPSVTANFDLIDQRDLYLYVTDPFARSRPLGTIHVTEDALIEELIDEFTAYWREAETLSESM